One stretch of Marinobacterium iners DNA includes these proteins:
- the hisI gene encoding phosphoribosyl-AMP cyclohydrolase: MSADWLEQIKWDEKGLIPAIAQDFRTGRILMVAWMNEEALQLTVSEQRAIYWSRSRNRLWRKGEESGHVQKLHELRLDCDGDVILLSVEQLGDIACHTGRESCFYRVLRNGTEWETVDAVRKDPNQIYTSKGSHDE, translated from the coding sequence ATGTCTGCAGACTGGCTTGAGCAGATCAAGTGGGACGAAAAGGGCCTGATCCCGGCCATCGCCCAGGACTTCAGAACCGGGCGCATCCTGATGGTGGCCTGGATGAATGAAGAGGCGCTGCAGTTGACGGTGTCCGAACAGCGAGCCATCTATTGGTCGCGCTCGCGCAACAGGCTTTGGCGCAAGGGTGAAGAATCCGGACATGTGCAGAAACTGCATGAACTTAGACTGGACTGTGACGGGGACGTGATTCTGCTCAGTGTTGAACAGTTGGGCGACATCGCCTGTCATACCGGTCGTGAGAGCTGCTTCTATCGTGTACTGCGCAATGGCACAGAATGGGAAACCGTTGATGCCGTACGCAAGGATCCGAATCAAATCTATACCAGCAAAGGCTCGCATGATGAGTGA
- a CDS encoding phosphoribosyl-ATP diphosphatase, whose product MSDVLDQLQQVLEARKQADAETSYVASLHVKGLNKILEKVGEESVETILAAKDAGLSGDNTDLIYETADLWFHTLVMLSHLGESHTAVLQELARRFDLSGLEEKASRGKQ is encoded by the coding sequence ATGAGTGATGTGCTTGATCAACTACAACAGGTACTTGAGGCTCGTAAGCAGGCGGATGCTGAAACTTCCTATGTGGCATCTCTGCATGTCAAGGGGCTCAACAAGATTCTGGAAAAGGTCGGTGAAGAGAGTGTCGAAACGATACTGGCTGCCAAGGATGCCGGTCTCAGCGGTGATAATACCGACCTGATCTATGAAACCGCAGACCTCTGGTTCCATACACTCGTGATGCTGTCACATCTGGGAGAGAGTCATACGGCTGTACTGCAGGAGTTGGCACGTCGTTTTGATCTTTCAGGTCTGGAAGAGAAGGCCTCGCGAGGCAAGCAATAA
- the tatA gene encoding twin-arginine translocase TatA/TatE family subunit: MGNIGLWQLLIVLVIIVLLFGTKKLRNIGGDLGGALKSFKKAVNEDDAGKSDSEAEQKKISAEQDAQFKESEKTDTKSDSKSDK; the protein is encoded by the coding sequence ATGGGTAACATAGGCCTTTGGCAGCTGTTGATTGTTCTAGTGATCATCGTTCTGCTGTTTGGTACGAAAAAGCTGCGCAATATTGGTGGTGATCTGGGTGGTGCCCTGAAAAGCTTTAAGAAGGCCGTGAATGAGGATGATGCAGGTAAGAGCGACAGTGAAGCCGAGCAGAAAAAGATATCGGCCGAGCAGGATGCTCAGTTCAAAGAGTCTGAAAAGACTGATACCAAATCCGACAGCAAGTCAGACAAGTAA
- the tatB gene encoding Sec-independent protein translocase protein TatB translates to MFDIGFFELLVIGVVALLVLGPQRLPMAARTCGLWLGRLRRTVGSIQSEIREELRMEELKRTTAIEKEQLERELREMSQPFSDSPFETGTADKAKGSGEAGINTDESKTSDKKETP, encoded by the coding sequence ATGTTTGATATCGGTTTCTTTGAACTTCTGGTCATAGGTGTTGTTGCGCTGCTGGTGCTGGGTCCTCAGCGTCTGCCGATGGCCGCACGCACCTGCGGCCTGTGGCTGGGGCGTCTGCGGCGTACCGTTGGCTCCATCCAGAGTGAGATCAGGGAAGAGCTCAGAATGGAAGAGCTGAAGCGGACAACGGCGATCGAAAAAGAGCAACTTGAGCGAGAACTGCGGGAGATGAGCCAACCATTCTCAGACTCGCCTTTTGAAACCGGCACCGCCGATAAGGCCAAAGGTTCAGGCGAGGCCGGTATTAATACGGATGAAAGTAAAACCAGTGACAAGAAAGAGACACCATGA
- the tatC gene encoding twin-arginine translocase subunit TatC, whose product MSVDHSDQEQPLIAHLVELRQRLLYSVLAILVIFLGLFYFANDLYTWISAPLTALLPQGTSMIATDVTSPFFAPFKLTLVASAFIAMPFLLHQAWSFIAPGLYKHEKRLAIPLLISSILLFYMGIAFAYYVVFPIIFGFFTSVGPENIAVMTDISSYLNFVLKLFFAFGIVFEIPVATLLLLWSGAVTVKSLKEKRAYVVVGCFVLGMLLTPPDIISQSLLAVPMWLLFELGILLGTILVRKPDEAEDESDSAADPNK is encoded by the coding sequence ATGAGCGTGGATCACTCTGATCAGGAACAACCTTTGATTGCCCATCTGGTGGAGCTTCGTCAACGACTGCTTTACAGCGTCTTGGCGATACTGGTGATTTTTCTCGGTCTGTTCTACTTTGCCAACGACCTCTACACGTGGATTTCCGCGCCATTGACAGCCTTGCTGCCGCAAGGCACAAGCATGATCGCAACGGATGTGACCTCTCCTTTCTTTGCGCCATTCAAGCTAACACTGGTGGCATCAGCTTTCATTGCCATGCCCTTTCTTTTGCATCAGGCCTGGAGCTTCATTGCGCCTGGCTTGTACAAGCATGAAAAGCGTCTAGCCATTCCATTGCTGATTTCGAGCATCCTGCTGTTTTATATGGGTATCGCGTTTGCGTACTATGTGGTGTTTCCGATCATCTTCGGTTTCTTTACCAGTGTAGGGCCTGAAAATATTGCGGTAATGACCGATATAAGCAGCTATCTCAATTTTGTCCTCAAACTGTTTTTTGCTTTCGGCATCGTCTTTGAAATACCCGTGGCTACCCTGCTGCTGTTATGGTCTGGTGCTGTGACGGTCAAAAGCCTAAAAGAGAAGCGTGCCTATGTCGTCGTCGGCTGTTTTGTTCTTGGCATGCTGCTGACTCCGCCCGATATAATTTCCCAGAGCCTGCTGGCTGTTCCGATGTGGTTGCTGTTTGAACTTGGCATACTGCTTGGAACCATACTGGTTCGGAAGCCGGATGAAGCTGAGGATGAAAGTGACTCCGCGGCTGATCCTAATAAGTAG
- the pyrE gene encoding orotate phosphoribosyltransferase encodes MLDYKRDFIDFALKKEVLRFGEFTLKSGRKSPYFFNAGLFNTGSALAQLGRFYAAALQNAGIEYDVMLGPAYKGIPLAAATCVALANEYDLDIPYVFNRKEAKDHGEGGNLVGAPLTGRVLIIDDVITAGTAIREVMAIIEQAGAAPAATLIALDRQERGTGDLSAIQEVERDYAMPVISIISLDDLVQYLHEQGNMQQELSAIEAYRAEYGIKD; translated from the coding sequence ATGCTCGACTACAAACGTGATTTTATCGACTTTGCCTTGAAAAAAGAGGTTCTTCGCTTTGGCGAGTTTACCTTGAAGTCAGGTCGTAAGAGCCCCTATTTCTTCAATGCAGGCTTGTTCAATACAGGATCTGCCTTGGCTCAGCTTGGCCGCTTCTATGCTGCAGCACTGCAGAATGCCGGCATTGAATACGACGTGATGCTTGGCCCTGCCTACAAGGGTATTCCTCTGGCAGCCGCCACTTGCGTGGCCCTGGCCAATGAATATGATCTCGATATCCCTTACGTATTCAACCGCAAGGAGGCCAAGGATCATGGTGAAGGTGGTAACCTGGTAGGTGCGCCGCTTACAGGCCGTGTTTTAATCATCGACGATGTAATAACGGCTGGCACAGCCATTCGCGAGGTAATGGCAATCATTGAACAGGCCGGTGCAGCACCTGCCGCAACACTGATTGCTCTGGACCGACAGGAGCGAGGCACAGGCGATTTATCTGCGATTCAGGAAGTGGAACGTGACTACGCCATGCCGGTCATCAGTATCATCAGTCTTGATGATCTGGTGCAGTACCTGCATGAACAAGGCAACATGCAACAGGAGTTGTCGGCTATTGAAGCCTATCGTGCCGAATATGGTATCAAAGACTGA
- a CDS encoding exodeoxyribonuclease III gives MRVITFNTQGIEQAADNGFFDWMAQQDADVVCLQNLKAKEYQLDGDRYHPDGYHAYFFDAFEDGFSGVAIYTRHLPKAIMTGLGFEQCDFNGRFIQADFDKVSVSSMTIPSGLRSEEAQAGKMEYLELLMGHLKKTLRKRREFIFAGTFNIAHRPVDLSNWYVNQRVSGFLAEERTWIEEVLDEMGYVDAFREVNKAERQFTWWPDYNRAWSLNEGARLDYQITTANLRKVVKNARIYRDQRFSEHAPLTIDYDIDI, from the coding sequence ATGCGTGTTATTACCTTCAATACTCAGGGTATTGAACAGGCAGCAGATAATGGCTTTTTTGACTGGATGGCCCAGCAGGATGCTGATGTGGTGTGTCTGCAGAATCTCAAGGCAAAAGAGTACCAGCTTGATGGTGATCGCTACCATCCGGATGGATATCATGCGTATTTTTTTGACGCTTTCGAAGATGGCTTCAGTGGTGTAGCCATCTATACACGGCATCTGCCGAAGGCGATCATGACTGGTCTTGGCTTTGAGCAGTGCGATTTCAACGGTCGCTTTATTCAGGCAGACTTTGATAAGGTCAGCGTCAGCTCGATGACCATCCCTTCCGGTCTGCGCAGTGAAGAAGCTCAGGCAGGAAAAATGGAGTATTTGGAGCTGCTCATGGGGCACCTGAAGAAAACGCTACGAAAACGCAGAGAGTTTATCTTCGCTGGAACCTTCAATATTGCCCACAGACCAGTCGACCTGAGCAATTGGTATGTTAATCAGCGAGTTTCGGGCTTTCTCGCAGAAGAGCGGACCTGGATTGAAGAGGTCCTGGATGAGATGGGCTATGTCGATGCTTTCAGGGAGGTTAATAAAGCTGAGCGACAGTTTACATGGTGGCCCGACTATAACCGTGCCTGGTCGCTGAACGAAGGTGCGCGTTTGGATTATCAGATTACAACGGCAAACCTGCGCAAGGTTGTAAAAAATGCGCGGATTTACCGTGACCAACGGTTCTCGGAGCACGCGCCCCTGACAATCGATTACGACATCGATATCTGA
- the rph gene encoding ribonuclease PH, with protein MSSSFSEQIQNLGLNKMRPSGRQADQMRDIRITRNFTRHAEGSVLVEFGDTKVICTATVDRGVPRFLRGSGSGWVTAEYGMLPRSTNTRSDREAARGKQTGRTIEIQRLIGRSLRAALDLKKLGENTITIDCDVIQADGGTRTASITGACVALMDAINVLKKDKNGAMKGNPVKQMIAAVSVGIYRGEAVLDLDYAEDSAAETDMNVIMTEAGGFIEVQGTAEGAPYSQEELNAMLDLARKGISELVELQKQALAG; from the coding sequence ATGAGTTCCAGCTTCTCCGAACAGATACAGAACCTCGGGCTGAACAAAATGCGTCCAAGCGGCCGACAAGCGGACCAGATGCGTGATATACGCATCACCCGCAATTTCACTCGCCACGCAGAAGGTTCTGTTCTGGTGGAGTTTGGTGATACCAAGGTGATCTGTACCGCTACTGTGGACCGCGGTGTTCCACGTTTCCTTCGCGGCAGTGGCTCAGGTTGGGTTACCGCCGAATATGGCATGCTACCCCGCTCAACCAACACTCGCTCCGACCGCGAAGCCGCCCGCGGCAAGCAGACAGGTCGTACCATTGAAATTCAGCGCCTGATCGGTCGTTCCCTCAGGGCAGCGCTTGATCTTAAAAAGCTAGGCGAGAACACTATCACTATAGACTGTGATGTCATTCAGGCGGATGGCGGCACACGCACGGCTTCAATTACCGGAGCCTGCGTGGCCCTGATGGATGCCATTAACGTACTGAAGAAGGACAAAAACGGCGCCATGAAGGGTAACCCCGTCAAGCAGATGATCGCTGCCGTATCCGTGGGTATTTACAGAGGTGAAGCAGTGCTGGATCTGGACTATGCCGAAGACTCAGCAGCGGAAACGGACATGAACGTCATCATGACTGAAGCGGGCGGTTTCATTGAAGTGCAGGGAACCGCAGAGGGTGCCCCCTACTCTCAGGAGGAGCTGAACGCAATGCTGGATCTGGCTCGCAAGGGCATTTCCGAGCTGGTTGAACTGCAAAAGCAGGCACTGGCAGGCTGA